In Trichocoleus desertorum NBK24, the following are encoded in one genomic region:
- a CDS encoding DUF4055 domain-containing protein, translated as MTYSYSDRFKKTPLPDANLGPMPESSKSGVEVPSLAYQQMAAYWAVVSAVRGGTSKIREQGEAFLPLEPLEKMPAYGRRLNKSCLAPWYVRLVRGLVGMVLRKPVKVEAGTKTTEHLDNINLLGDDLNTFAHEVFEAAIDHGYTGIFVDYPRADGIQLLSEQIAAGLRPYWIHYTAPEIIGVRYQIQGNLRRFTQVRIREVAIEPDGEFGEQEVERIRVYDLFEGRCRWRLFAKTDGKDEFEQIDEGFLSLSFIPFVLVYTNKKKEIAVQPPMLEIAYLNIKHFQLSSDLDHSLHLAANPKLALFGYDPEQGDVVAVTDEALIFENHEGRAEWLVCPLDGFDAHQGRIDKIEGQMSALGLATIVGQKNVGESAEAKKLDRSQGDSIMAVIAQGLQDGFDLCLEYHAAYLGEEPGTCQVNRDFNLNALTSQDVTAYSGLQQLGQISLETLLELLKKGEVLPDEFDVEKEIQKLEASDRPSERVLNPDAEIPTDQPNGADPSSNQRTVEDSGERPTAGDRNRQSRTEALPAS; from the coding sequence GTGACCTACTCCTACAGCGATCGCTTTAAAAAAACTCCCCTACCTGATGCCAACCTTGGCCCAATGCCAGAGAGTAGCAAATCTGGTGTCGAGGTACCAAGCCTTGCCTACCAGCAAATGGCAGCTTATTGGGCCGTCGTCTCAGCCGTGCGAGGTGGCACTTCCAAGATCCGAGAGCAGGGTGAGGCTTTCTTACCTCTTGAGCCACTAGAGAAAATGCCCGCCTATGGGCGACGATTAAACAAGTCTTGCCTTGCGCCTTGGTATGTGCGACTGGTACGCGGACTGGTCGGAATGGTGCTGCGGAAGCCCGTCAAAGTGGAGGCTGGAACCAAGACGACTGAACATCTAGACAATATCAATCTGCTAGGCGATGACCTTAATACCTTTGCCCATGAAGTGTTTGAGGCGGCGATCGATCATGGGTACACGGGCATTTTTGTAGACTATCCTCGCGCAGATGGTATTCAGTTGCTCTCAGAGCAAATTGCAGCAGGACTAAGGCCGTACTGGATTCACTACACTGCACCGGAGATTATTGGGGTGCGCTATCAAATTCAGGGCAATTTACGACGGTTTACCCAGGTTCGCATTAGAGAGGTCGCGATCGAGCCTGACGGGGAATTTGGAGAGCAGGAAGTTGAGCGCATTAGAGTCTACGACCTATTTGAGGGGCGCTGCCGTTGGCGACTGTTTGCCAAGACCGATGGCAAGGATGAGTTTGAACAGATTGACGAAGGGTTTCTGAGCCTGTCATTTATCCCCTTCGTACTTGTCTATACCAACAAGAAAAAAGAAATTGCTGTCCAGCCGCCGATGCTGGAAATCGCCTATCTCAACATCAAGCACTTCCAGCTCAGCTCTGACCTTGACCACAGCTTACACCTGGCTGCGAACCCCAAGTTAGCGCTCTTTGGTTACGACCCAGAGCAAGGTGATGTGGTTGCCGTAACCGACGAGGCATTAATCTTTGAAAACCATGAAGGAAGGGCAGAGTGGCTAGTTTGTCCGCTTGATGGCTTTGATGCACACCAAGGGCGAATCGACAAAATCGAAGGCCAGATGTCGGCTCTAGGTCTCGCCACGATTGTGGGTCAAAAGAACGTGGGTGAGTCGGCAGAAGCTAAGAAGCTCGATCGCTCGCAGGGTGACTCAATCATGGCGGTGATTGCCCAAGGCTTGCAGGATGGCTTTGACTTGTGTCTGGAATACCACGCCGCCTACTTGGGTGAGGAGCCAGGAACCTGCCAAGTGAATCGTGACTTCAACCTCAATGCTCTGACCTCTCAGGATGTGACCGCCTACTCTGGCTTGCAGCAACTTGGTCAAATCAGTTTGGAAACCCTGCTGGAGCTGCTTAAGAAAGGTGAGGTTCTGCCAGATGAGTTTGACGTTGAGAAAGAAATTCAGAAGTTAGAGGCGAGCGATCGCCCATCAGAGAGAGTGCTTAACCCAGATGCAGAAATTCCAACCGACCAACCCAACGGCGCTGACCCAAGCTCAAATCAGCGAACTGTCGAAGATTCGGGTGAAAGACCTACGGCTGGCGATCGCAACCGCCAATCCAGAACTGAAGCCTTACCTGCAAGCTGA
- a CDS encoding DEAD/DEAH box helicase, with amino-acid sequence MPAFSKKVLSLFLRTRCQKQLHLYLYSDLERDALKMPPRQTIRSGLGSAGKAGYEWQDKKVSELKEIFGAEHVVVSPESKAGRPGKLKLSEELSRLDPFQFIVEAGYVADTVTFREAIGFDGLTDRYGKTLDIGGVYPDIIQTLPPRNSGTLPFETAQPEYNLAILPDGSLSKIDEEDCRLRLRVIDIKLAADPGANYFAEVVYYSMTLSAWLQENGLDDRYLVVATPAVWPGSYDASNLSKQFEIWNRRGHKPTASELSAALEEDIEIAAVDAYVPRLRRLLCEQLPTILSTSWEDLPYHVSFSCQGCEFLGYPWKDKEGNIANDERHCWPTAARCNHLSRIAGLSSGAARQLSTRGAISDVASLAKADHAGAAFSEHQTLRAKGAIYPYRAKSLNSGIAAVILDSGGDALMPRWPNLRLYIFVDYDLSSAITVAFGLRAFWREPLPFGSKLKKQVKRWNKGEGGIRGSQEVFLVDRRDTIREREEFLKFLHSIKKIMDEVRQQDAEDVANGRRNKEDGTTDDKSSVSTYQIYLWDEAQKRHLTRLVSRHLAAILGDPTLRNLAWLFPPPELLARAEESSRQSPITFVSSVVQNTVAAPVPHHFTLLELVRTYNNRGFTASVHPLYREPLTDLVPSERIYEYWDKEKNAWWREAGEEIAETTRQKLLALGSVASRLEADLGKLLPEHRLAAPPLNKPPKTPSKLSPQGRLWYEFTRLNAALQKLDIHTIQAMPPREREARFKSAILTERLNGKERQEAIQCLQRTLGRPLTSLGELFIYKLAPTSADLNAREGDIGFALSPLNKPGFLDLSPYIKELKDAGITGFPGAKTIADSGLTGVSITAIDRIHHFIALKPGMFNRINSLEALGWLDISQNIILDPVPQDFLTSKVQLTLQAIGYPASATADPRILETLGEPASQKGKASAETPASRILWQASTLYGQKVERNTVSLRKDLESNDFRLNDSQWQAWEQALTQQFALIWGPPGTGKSWTLRNIVLAAVKDAVSQGKPLRLLITSGTYTAIDNVLLGVDKMLAKLLPEKPYSIFRLQNNLRPIPDKLAADHADVINVPFEKNVFPSEITQLTNELNNPTSITVVGAPPHQLHNLACLGKKTPAQKDIRRTWSDFVVLDEASQLDVATSTLIFTKVAERGSVVLAGDDLQLPPVHQADAPDDLAHVVGSIYNYFLRQHKIEPTPLQDNYRSNETIVAFTRLAGYDPGLKSHSQYLSLRFLEPIPTSQPDAWPDNLFWTPDWSHLLNPAHPTTCFIYEDELSSQVNDFEADAIAALISLLYGRLKQDLANEKDFNGSVKVTTDRLHDESSFWKFAVGVVTPHRAQQSKIVQRLQMVFPHHPADKIRDAVDTVERFQGQQRQVILASFGLGDPDMIQSEDEFLYSLNRFNVLASRSQAKLIVFTTRTLVDHLSNDSDVLKESRLLKRYAETFCNKEQPLNLGYLRHGSLESRPGVMKYR; translated from the coding sequence ATGCCAGCTTTCAGCAAAAAAGTACTTTCGCTGTTTCTCCGCACCCGCTGCCAAAAACAACTTCATCTTTATCTTTACTCAGATCTGGAACGGGATGCATTAAAAATGCCTCCCCGCCAAACAATCCGTTCTGGGCTGGGAAGTGCTGGCAAGGCTGGTTATGAATGGCAAGACAAAAAGGTAAGTGAGTTAAAAGAGATTTTCGGTGCTGAACACGTTGTTGTCAGCCCTGAATCAAAAGCAGGTCGTCCCGGCAAACTGAAACTTTCGGAGGAACTGAGTCGGCTTGACCCTTTCCAATTTATTGTTGAAGCTGGCTATGTTGCTGACACTGTCACCTTCCGCGAAGCGATTGGTTTTGACGGCCTAACAGACCGTTATGGCAAGACTCTTGATATTGGTGGTGTCTACCCAGATATCATTCAAACGCTTCCTCCCCGAAATTCTGGGACGCTTCCATTTGAAACTGCCCAACCTGAATACAATTTGGCTATATTACCTGATGGTAGTTTAAGCAAGATTGATGAGGAAGACTGCCGTCTTCGCCTACGAGTAATTGATATTAAGTTAGCAGCAGATCCAGGGGCAAACTATTTTGCTGAGGTTGTCTATTACTCTATGACGCTCTCAGCTTGGTTGCAGGAGAATGGGCTGGATGACCGATATCTAGTGGTTGCAACCCCAGCAGTGTGGCCTGGCTCGTATGATGCTTCAAACCTCTCTAAACAGTTCGAAATATGGAATCGTCGAGGACACAAACCTACCGCTAGTGAACTATCAGCAGCGCTAGAGGAAGATATTGAAATTGCTGCTGTTGATGCCTATGTACCCCGGCTTCGACGCTTACTATGTGAACAACTTCCCACTATCCTCAGCACTTCTTGGGAAGACCTACCTTACCACGTCAGTTTCTCTTGTCAGGGATGCGAATTTCTAGGCTATCCGTGGAAAGACAAGGAAGGGAACATTGCTAACGATGAGAGACATTGCTGGCCTACTGCTGCACGCTGTAATCACCTGTCTAGGATTGCCGGACTCTCTAGTGGTGCAGCTCGCCAACTTTCAACACGGGGAGCAATCAGTGATGTGGCATCCCTAGCGAAAGCAGACCATGCAGGAGCAGCCTTTTCAGAACATCAGACGTTACGAGCAAAGGGTGCAATCTATCCTTATCGCGCGAAATCATTAAACTCAGGAATTGCGGCCGTCATCTTAGATTCTGGCGGAGATGCTTTAATGCCAAGGTGGCCAAACCTCCGCCTCTACATTTTCGTAGACTATGACTTGAGCAGTGCTATTACTGTTGCATTCGGACTGCGTGCATTCTGGCGTGAACCACTTCCTTTTGGTTCTAAGTTAAAGAAGCAGGTTAAACGTTGGAATAAAGGAGAAGGGGGTATAAGAGGGTCTCAAGAAGTTTTTCTCGTTGACCGCCGTGACACTATTCGTGAGCGAGAAGAATTTTTGAAGTTTCTTCATTCCATTAAAAAAATTATGGATGAAGTACGGCAGCAAGACGCCGAAGATGTAGCCAACGGGCGACGTAACAAAGAAGATGGAACAACTGATGATAAATCGTCTGTCAGCACTTATCAAATTTATCTGTGGGATGAAGCACAAAAGCGGCATTTGACTCGTTTAGTTAGCCGTCACTTAGCTGCTATTCTTGGCGACCCTACACTCCGTAATCTTGCTTGGCTTTTCCCTCCACCTGAACTGCTAGCGCGTGCTGAGGAATCTTCTCGTCAGTCTCCCATCACTTTCGTCTCATCAGTCGTTCAGAACACGGTTGCTGCTCCTGTTCCCCATCACTTTACCCTTCTTGAGCTTGTCCGTACATACAATAATCGAGGTTTCACAGCCTCAGTTCATCCGCTTTATCGTGAGCCATTAACCGATTTAGTCCCTAGTGAGCGAATCTATGAATATTGGGATAAGGAGAAGAATGCGTGGTGGAGAGAAGCTGGAGAGGAAATTGCTGAAACAACTCGGCAGAAACTGCTGGCGTTAGGATCAGTTGCCTCAAGACTTGAAGCAGATTTAGGAAAACTTCTTCCTGAACATCGACTTGCCGCTCCACCGCTTAATAAACCTCCTAAAACCCCATCTAAACTGTCTCCCCAAGGTCGGCTCTGGTACGAGTTCACTCGGCTCAATGCTGCTCTGCAAAAGCTTGATATCCATACAATTCAAGCAATGCCTCCGCGCGAACGCGAAGCGCGCTTTAAATCGGCAATCCTTACAGAACGCCTGAATGGAAAAGAGCGGCAAGAAGCAATTCAGTGCTTACAGCGAACATTGGGTCGTCCCCTTACATCTCTAGGAGAGCTTTTTATTTATAAATTAGCTCCTACATCAGCAGACCTTAACGCCCGAGAAGGGGATATAGGCTTCGCTCTTTCACCATTAAATAAGCCAGGTTTCCTTGATCTATCTCCTTACATTAAAGAATTAAAAGACGCTGGTATTACAGGTTTTCCTGGAGCTAAAACTATTGCTGATTCAGGTCTGACAGGTGTTTCAATCACTGCCATTGACCGAATACATCATTTCATTGCACTCAAGCCTGGCATGTTCAATCGTATTAATAGTTTGGAAGCGCTAGGCTGGCTTGATATATCCCAAAATATAATCCTTGATCCAGTTCCACAAGACTTTTTAACCTCAAAAGTTCAACTTACACTCCAAGCTATTGGCTACCCTGCTAGTGCTACTGCTGATCCAAGGATTTTAGAGACACTGGGCGAGCCAGCATCACAAAAGGGGAAAGCTTCAGCTGAAACACCAGCTTCACGGATTCTTTGGCAAGCCTCTACCCTTTACGGACAGAAGGTTGAGCGGAATACTGTCAGCCTCCGCAAAGACCTGGAGTCAAACGATTTTCGTTTGAATGACTCTCAGTGGCAAGCCTGGGAACAGGCATTAACTCAACAATTTGCACTGATTTGGGGACCACCAGGTACAGGAAAAAGTTGGACGCTTCGCAATATTGTTCTTGCAGCTGTAAAAGATGCTGTTTCCCAGGGAAAACCATTACGGCTTCTCATTACATCTGGAACCTACACTGCAATAGATAACGTTCTACTTGGTGTAGACAAGATGTTAGCCAAATTGCTACCGGAAAAACCTTACTCAATATTCCGTCTACAGAACAACCTTCGCCCAATTCCAGACAAATTGGCTGCTGACCATGCTGACGTTATTAACGTTCCCTTCGAGAAAAATGTCTTTCCTTCAGAAATCACTCAGTTAACTAATGAACTGAATAATCCAACCTCTATTACAGTTGTAGGGGCACCGCCTCACCAGTTGCATAACCTTGCCTGTCTTGGCAAAAAAACGCCAGCTCAGAAGGATATTCGCCGCACCTGGTCTGATTTTGTAGTGCTTGATGAAGCCTCTCAGCTTGACGTAGCGACATCTACCCTAATTTTCACTAAAGTTGCTGAAAGGGGCAGTGTTGTTCTGGCAGGTGACGATCTTCAACTTCCTCCTGTCCATCAAGCTGATGCTCCAGACGATCTTGCCCATGTTGTTGGCTCAATCTACAACTATTTTCTCCGTCAACACAAAATCGAACCGACTCCACTTCAGGATAATTATCGCTCAAATGAGACAATCGTCGCTTTTACAAGACTAGCTGGATATGATCCAGGCTTAAAAAGTCATTCACAATACCTTTCTCTTAGATTCCTTGAACCTATTCCAACCAGCCAGCCAGATGCCTGGCCAGACAATCTTTTCTGGACACCAGATTGGAGCCATTTACTTAACCCTGCTCATCCTACGACTTGTTTTATCTACGAGGATGAGTTAAGCAGCCAAGTAAACGATTTTGAAGCTGATGCTATTGCAGCCTTGATTAGTTTGTTATACGGACGACTCAAACAGGATCTTGCTAATGAGAAGGATTTCAACGGTTCTGTGAAAGTAACCACAGATAGGCTCCACGATGAGTCATCCTTCTGGAAGTTTGCTGTTGGCGTTGTTACACCTCACCGTGCCCAGCAAAGCAAGATCGTTCAACGACTTCAGATGGTATTTCCACACCATCCTGCTGATAAGATTCGTGATGCTGTGGACACCGTTGAGCGGTTTCAGGGGCAACAGCGGCAAGTTATTCTTGCCTCCTTTGGTCTTGGAGATCCAGACATGATCCAGAGCGAGGATGAATTTCTCTACAGCCTCAATCGGTTTAATGTTCTAGCATCGCGTTCCCAAGCAAAACTTATTGTCTTCACAACTCGGACATTAGTAGATCACCTCTCGAATGATTCTGATGTTTTGAAGGAGTCCAGATTACTCAAACGCTATGCTGAAACGTTCTGCAATAAAGAACAGCCACTTAACCTGGGGTACCTTCGCCATGGAAGCCTAGAAAGTCGTCCTGGAGTTATGAAGTATCGTTAG